A window of Vidua chalybeata isolate OUT-0048 chromosome 27, bVidCha1 merged haplotype, whole genome shotgun sequence contains these coding sequences:
- the MRPL54 gene encoding 39S ribosomal protein L54, mitochondrial, which produces MAARGLLRVVGAVLRAPARGYAKKPAAKSKGKGVPKEALKGPEVCTDPTMLATHAMGVNYFKEGPEVALKPDSEYPDWLFKIHLGPPKKLEELDPDSLEYWRRLRKYNTWQRNRLKKGKKL; this is translated from the exons ATGGCCGCCCGGGGGCTGCTGCGGGTGGTGGGAGCGGTGCTTCGCGCCCCGGCCCGCGGCTACGCCAAGAAACCCG CCGCCAAGTCCAAAGGCAAGGGTGTGCCAAAGGAGGCGTTGAAGGGGCCGGAGGTGTGCACCGACCCCACCATGCTCGCCACCCACGCCATGGGGGTCAACTACTTCAAGGAGGGTCCGGAGGTGGCCCTGAAGCCCGACTCCGAGTACCCCGACTG GCTCTTTAAGATCCACCTCGGGCCCCCCAAGAAGCTGGAGGAACTGGACCCTGACTCGCTTGAGTATTGGAGGCGCCTGCGGAAGTACAACACATGGCAGCGCAACAGGTTGAAGAAGGGCAAGAAGCTGTAG
- the APBA3 gene encoding amyloid-beta A4 precursor protein-binding family A member 3, which produces METGITMDFQAAALPAPGGSSDESAEPRAMDTEDGPDAPGRCGDGGRPEELSRTPPQPGSVSGPEGPGPAAAPELAGGAGGRTELRRGSGRAMEAEAVPEAPRGSARWEPGTGRPRTPSSADPAGMELDETPEPRARPAPRAEWTEEVEDEPSEIQGLLAQLETLDPNLRDCPSVPEQGSPSPSGAGARRGRGQCPGRCRPCPLHVATGRGLAMRPCCPRHSACDRPCHGLLFAEADREDLLSLLCYEGGLPEAGAETPLAHSDVLAGTNLEIMQAQEEPATVEKPEGLGRPEGSEEEPSGSWCYREGLCEDSSAREDAREGSPEPAWAALPSALVPGTEQPPQGAVTIRESASSCPAFKEVPGPCDPEDLLDGVIFGAKYLGSTQLASERNPPTSVRMAQAQEAVDRIKAPEGESQPMTEVDLFVSTQRIKVLTADTQEAMMDHSLQTISYIADIGSLVVLMARRKLPRRSEVAEEKRLYKMICHVFHSPDAQVIAQAIGQAFGVAYQRFLEANSIDPSELSPRQYSRTLEDQEQYNTELTHFSRQENCKDVCIRKQKGEILGIAIVESGWGSILPTVVIANLMHGGPAERSGELSIGDRLMSVNGTSLVGLPLGTCQSIIRDLKHQTEVTLNIVHCPPVTTAVIRRPDSKYQLGFCVENGVICSLMRGGIAERGGIRVGHRIIEINGQSVVATPHEKIIQILTEAVSEVHIKTMPASTYRLLTGQEQPLFL; this is translated from the exons ATGGAAACCGGCATTACCATGGACTTCCAGGCGGCCGCGCTCCCTGCCCCCGGCGGCAGCAGCGATGAGAGCGCGGAGCCGCGGGCCATGGACACGGAGGACGGACCGGACGCCCCTGGGCGCTGTGGGGACGGCGGGCGGCCGGAGGAGCTCTCCCGTACCCCCCCGCAGCCCGGCAGCGTCTCCGGGCCGGAAGGGCCGGGGCCCGCCGCAGCCCCGGAGCTCGCGGGAGGCGCGGGCGGACGGACCGAGCTGCGCCGGGGCTCGGGAAGGGCGATGGAAGCGGAGGCGGTGCCCGAGGCGCCGCGGGGCTCTGCCCGCTGGGAGCCCGGCACGGGGCGCCCCCGGACCCCCAGCAGCGCCGACCCCGCGGGCATGGAGCTGGATGAGAcccccgagccccgcgcccgccccgcacCGAGGGCCGAGTGGACCGAGGAGGTGGAGGACGAGCCCTCGGAGATCCAAGGGCTGCTGGCTCAGCTTGAGACCCTCGACCCCAACCTCCGCGACTGCCCGTCCGTCCCAGAGCAGGGCTCGCCATCCCCCTCGGGCGCTggtgcccggcggggccgcgggcagTGCCCGGGCAGGTGCCGGCCGTGCCCGCTGCACGTGGCCACGGGCCGGGGCCTGGCGATGCGTCCCTGCTGCCCGCGGCACTCCGCCTGCGACCGGCCCTGCCACGGGCTGCTCTTCGCCGAGGCTGACCGGGAGGACTTGCTGAGCCTCCTGTGCTATGAGGGGGGGCTTCCCGAGGCTGGTGCCGAGACCCCCTTGGCCCACTCCGATGTCCTGGCTGGCACCAACCTGGAGATAATGCAGGCTCAGGAGGAACCAGCTACTGTGGAGAAGCCTGAAGGGCTGGGGAGGCCAGAGGGCTCAGAGGAAGAACCTTCTGGTAGCTGGTGTTACAGAGAGGGGCTTTGTGAGGACAGTTCTGCCCGCGAGGATGCTCGGGAAGGTTCCCCGGAGCCGGCGTGGGCAGCCCTGCCTTCTGCTCTGGTCCCCGGGACAGAGCAGCCTCCTCAGGGTGCTGTGACT ATCAGGGAATCCGCATCATCCTGCCCAGCCTTCAAAGAGG TTCCAGGCCCTTGTGACCCAGAGGACTTGCTGgatggtgtgatttttggggcCAAGTACCTGGGCTCCACGCAACTGGCCTCGGAGAGGAATCCCCCGACCAGCGTCCGCATGGCGCAGGCCCAGGAGGCGGTGGACAGGATCAAG GCACCTGAGGGGGAGTCCCAGCCCATGACAGAGGTGGATCTGTTTGTCTCCACACAGAGGATCAAGGTGCTCACTGCTGACACTCAG GAGGCCATGATGGACCACTCCCTCCAGACCATCTCCTACATTGCCGACATTGGCTCCCTTGTGGTGCTCATGGCGCGCCGGAAGCTGCCGCGGCGCTCGGAGGTGGCGGAGGAGAAGCGGCTCTACAAGATGATCTGCCACGTCTTCCACTCGCCCGAT GCCCAGGTCATCGCCCAGGCCATCGGGCAGGCGTTCGGCGTGGCCTACCAGCGCTTCCTGGAGGCCAACAGCATCGACCCCAGCGAGCTGAGCCCGCGCCAGTACAGCCGTACCCTGGAGGACCAGGAGCAGTACAACACAGAGCTGACCCACTTCTCCCGGCAGGAGAACTGCAAGGAT GTGTGCATCCGGAAGCAGAAGGGGGAGATCTTGGGCATCGCCATTGTGGAGTCGGGCTGGGGCTCCATCCTGCCCACCGTGGTCATTGCCAACCTGATGCACGGGGGCCCCGCGGAGCGGTCGGGCGAGCTGAGCATCGGGGACCGCCTCATGTCGGTCAACGGGACCAGCCTGGtggggctgcccctgggcaCCTGCCAGAGCATCATCCGG gacctgaagCACCAGACGGAGGTGACACTGAACATTGTGCACTGTCCCCCTGTCACCACGGCTGTCATCCGACGCCCTGACTCCAAGTACCAGCTGGGCTTCTGTGTTGAGAACGGCGTG ATCTGCAGCCTGATGCGCGGGGGCATCGCGGAGCGGGGTGGCATCCGTGTGGGGCACCGCATCATCGAGATCAACGGGCAGAGCGTGGTGGCCACGCCACATGAGAAGATCATCCAGATCCTCACTGAGGCGGTCAGCGAG GTGCACATCAAGACCATGCCAGCCTCCACATACCGTCTGCTGacggggcaggagcagcccctctTCCTCTGA